From Ischnura elegans chromosome 13 unlocalized genomic scaffold, ioIscEleg1.1 SUPER_13_unloc_1, whole genome shotgun sequence, a single genomic window includes:
- the LOC124172385 gene encoding zinc finger protein 774-like: protein MLYTSDPAGISTDVSDPLATDELTNPVSYKCPSVKEDHISDDEDRYRLNDCTHGASSKLIHQDISGQPITLTASQGEKVKTQGTGAMVEDLEWSLIGAKKEPSLEENTQLTLGEDGDPIERSTIAHDSTTKAFGVQTTDGMPIQTTSTSYLPAEGNVRSYTNEECTVPTALVTQSDFNAGASLVKTERNLMDEDMEKCGAPATDMKKNRSIPDDRQCNGRNNKSHKLSGTGGAKTFFGEKGGFDAPNTMNSLRNIRIIRIERNGCETLVGDKEEVPNCSIKNPRSSNRLNKNSFHCRHAFNDKNELIKHTKSNSDAHNFDAVAESSIAEKSYLCSVCKKSFSLCNDLVSHIRSHTGEKSFSCSECEKSFSNKSNLVAHIRTHTGEKPFSCTICSKSFTEKVNLNSHIHAHTGERPHSCNYCEKTFSKKSYLVTHIRTHTGEKPYSCTICFKSFTQSGNLNAHIRSHAGERPYTCNLCEKSFSSKSHLVRHVRTHSVKIPFS from the exons atgctgtacacatcagatccagcaggaatttcaactgatgtgtcagacccattggccactgatgaattg actAATCCGGTATCATACAAGTGCCcttctgttaaagaagatcaTATCAGCGATGATGAAGATAGATATAGACTCAATGATTGCACTCATGGTGCATCAAGCAAACTGATACATCAAGACATTTCTggtcag CCCATAACCTTAACTGCATCCCAAGGTGAAAAGGTGAAAACTCAGGGGACAGGAGCCATGGTAGAAGACCTGGAGTGGAGTCTGATTGGGGCAAAAAAGGAACCATCTCTGGAAGAGAATACCCAG CTTACTTTAGGCGAGGATGGGGACCCAATTGAGAGATCGACCATTGCCCATGATTCCACTACGAaggcatttg gggtCCAAACAACCGATGGAATGCCGATTCAAACAACATCAACGTCATATCTGCCTGCGGAAGGAAATGTAAGGAGTTATACAAATGAAGAATGCACTGTTCCCACAGCTTTGGTGACACAAAGTGATTTCAACGCTGGAGCATCCCTAGTAAAGACGGAAAGAAACCTGATGGATGAAGACATGGAAAAATGTGGTGCTCCAGCAACTGACATGAAAAAAAAtcgctcaattcctgatgatagaCAATGCAATGGGAGAAACAACAAATCACATAAACTCAGTGGAACTGGAGGCGCAAAGACTTTTTTTGGGGAGAAAGGTGGTTTTGATGCACCAAATACTATGAATAGCCTTAGGAATATCAGAATTATTAGAATTGAAAGAAATGGCTGTGAGACCCTCGTGGGAGACAAGGAGGAGGTGCCTAATTGCTCGATCAAAAATCCTAGGAGCAGTAACAggttaaacaaaaattcatttcactgcaGACATGCATTCAACGACAAAAATGAGCTAATCAAACACACAAAAAGTAATTCTGATGCTCATAATTTTGATGCTgtagcagaatcatcaatcgCAGAGAAATCTTATTTGTGTTCAGTCTGCAAAAAGTCCTTCTCTCTGTGTAATGACCTTGTTTCCCACATACGTTCACACACGggagaaaaatctttttcatgtagtgagtgtgaaaagtctttctcgaataaGAGCAACTTAGTTGCACATattcgtacacacacgggagagaagcctttttcttgtACAATTTGCTCCAAGTCTTTTACTGAGAAAGTCAACCTCAATTCACACATCCATGCGCACACAGGCGAGAGACCTCATTCATGCAACTATTGTGAAAAGACTTTTTCGAAAAAGAGCTACTTAGTTACACATATTCgcacacacacgggagagaaaccttattcttgtacAATTTGCTTCAAGTCTTTTACCCAGAGTGGCAACCTCAATGCACACATCCGTTCACACGCGGGAGAGAGACCTTATACTTGCAActtgtgtgaaaagtctttctcgagtaagagccacttagttagacatgtacgtacTCATTCggtaaagatacctttttcatga